In Xanthomonas sp. SI, the following are encoded in one genomic region:
- the xpsN gene encoding type II secretion system protein XpsN translates to MRIEAIGLRTVWLATLALWGLLIWALGLAGLGQRIVPLPDDPSMTQRLPSLPAASAERLGDYSRYAEIAARPVFAEDRRPHPFFLSADNGQGAAPSVRLTGVLLTDSFKMATLTTEQGESLRLQEGRDPVKGWRLLSLEPRRAVVSGGSGTQTLELQVFDGKGGQPPTALGQGARPPGMQSGSGPLPPLPPPAAPAVNAPVNPVAATPQAGANGTPATPAPSAPAAAPAPSSEQLQAIRERIEARRRQLQQQRQNGTPPGQNP, encoded by the coding sequence ATGCGAATTGAAGCGATCGGCCTGCGCACCGTGTGGCTGGCGACGTTGGCGCTGTGGGGGCTGCTGATCTGGGCGCTGGGTCTGGCCGGCCTGGGCCAGCGCATCGTGCCGCTGCCCGACGATCCGAGCATGACCCAGCGCCTGCCGAGCTTGCCGGCGGCGTCCGCCGAGCGCCTCGGCGATTATTCGCGCTACGCCGAGATCGCCGCGCGTCCGGTGTTCGCCGAAGACCGCCGGCCGCATCCGTTCTTCCTCAGCGCCGACAACGGCCAGGGCGCCGCGCCGAGCGTGCGCCTGACCGGCGTGCTGCTCACCGACAGCTTCAAGATGGCCACGCTGACCACAGAGCAGGGCGAATCGCTGCGCCTGCAGGAAGGCCGCGACCCGGTGAAGGGTTGGCGCTTGCTGTCGCTGGAACCGCGCCGCGCGGTGGTCAGTGGCGGTAGCGGCACCCAGACCCTGGAGTTGCAGGTGTTCGACGGCAAGGGCGGCCAGCCGCCGACCGCGCTCGGCCAGGGCGCGCGGCCGCCGGGCATGCAGTCGGGGTCGGGGCCGCTACCGCCGCTACCGCCACCTGCCGCGCCTGCGGTCAACGCCCCGGTCAATCCCGTCGCCGCCACGCCGCAGGCGGGCGCCAACGGCACGCCGGCAACGCCAGCGCCAAGCGCACCGGCGGCCGCGCCGGCGCCGTCATCGGAGCAGTTGCAAGCCATCCGCGAACGTATCGAAGCCCGCCGCCGGCAGTTGCAGCAGCAGCGCCAGAACGGCACCCCCCCCGGCCAGAACCCTTGA
- the gspM gene encoding type II secretion system protein GspM encodes MPVQVDKRDRWLALGLLLAALALAYLLLVHPWWTVPMREVEAQIQELRQRELRVRMQLQQAPQVAQRLQQAQRDLAARPGFLRETSAELASAGLVQRLESAVATASPGNRSCAISNRSPLAADNRRDRFTRVAVQVRLRCGTPELAAVLHALESGTPALFVDNLNVMAQRYQLSPGESGNGLDVAFELAGYLRPNAMLPPAAAAGMPPGMPPSPPAGTPPGAPAMDAGTPAGPGPSEPPAQAPPAMRDAAMPQPPQQVEGAHAN; translated from the coding sequence ATGCCGGTGCAGGTCGATAAGCGCGACCGTTGGCTGGCGCTGGGCCTGCTGCTGGCGGCGCTGGCGCTGGCCTATCTGCTGCTGGTGCATCCGTGGTGGACGGTGCCGATGCGCGAGGTCGAGGCGCAGATCCAGGAATTGCGCCAGCGCGAACTGCGCGTGCGCATGCAGTTGCAGCAGGCGCCGCAGGTGGCGCAGCGGCTGCAGCAGGCGCAACGCGACCTTGCCGCGCGCCCGGGCTTCCTGCGCGAGACCTCGGCCGAGCTGGCTTCGGCCGGGCTGGTGCAGCGCCTGGAAAGCGCGGTGGCCACCGCCAGCCCTGGCAACCGCAGCTGCGCGATCAGCAACCGTTCGCCGCTGGCCGCCGACAACCGCCGCGACCGCTTCACCCGCGTCGCGGTGCAGGTGCGGCTGCGCTGCGGCACGCCGGAACTGGCGGCGGTGCTGCACGCGCTGGAAAGCGGCACCCCGGCGTTGTTCGTGGACAACCTCAACGTGATGGCGCAGCGCTACCAGCTGTCGCCGGGCGAGAGCGGCAACGGCCTGGACGTGGCCTTCGAGCTGGCCGGCTATCTGCGCCCGAACGCGATGCTGCCGCCGGCCGCCGCCGCGGGCATGCCGCCTGGCATGCCACCGTCGCCGCCTGCGGGGACACCGCCCGGCGCGCCGGCGATGGACGCCGGCACGCCCGCCGGCCCCGGGCCGAGCGAGCCGCCCGCGCAGGCACCGCCTGCCATGCGCGATGCGGCCATGCCGCAGCCGCCGCAACAAGTGGAGGGCGCGCATGCGAATTGA
- the gspD gene encoding type II secretion system secretin GspD: protein MTPRLFSLFLAIGLVAGCATTPSPDVRRGAAINPNVGAAGSTSATTDGTTGTADPNDVPDRVAPVIRRGSGTMINSGAAAAPAPSLGNASSGSATFNFEGESVHAVVKAILGDMLGQNYVIAPGVQGTVTLATPKPVSPAQALNLLEMVLGWNNARMVYSGGRYNIVPADQALAGTVAPSTASPASARGFEVRVVPLKFISASEMKKVLEPYARPNAIVGIDGSRNVITLGGTRAELENYLRTVQIFDVDWLSGMSVGVFPIQTGKAEQVAADLEKVFGENSKTPSAGMFRFMPLENANAVLVITPQARYLDQIQEWLDRIDSAGGGSRLFSYELKYIKAKDLADRLAEVFGAGGNRGDSNASLMPGTQLSQMGGGGLNGSSDGGLGGSGSLNGSSDSLSSSSGGSSSGSSSGGLGNGSLQLSPRTSGNGSVTLEVQGDKVGVSAVEETNTLLVRSTPQSWRSIRDVVEKLDVMPMQVHIEAQVAEVSLTGDLQYGVNWFFENSVNASADGNVANSTGLGVGGGLPSAAGRNIWGDIAGKVGGSGLGWTFLGKNAAAVISALDKVTNLKLLQTPSVFVRNNAEATLNVGTRIPINSTSINTGIGTDSTYSSVQYIDTGVILKVRPRVTKDGMVFLDIVQEVSTPGARPAACTSGTSTVANSASCNVDINTRRVKTEAAVQSGDTIMLAGLINDSTTDGSAGVPLLSKLPVVGALFGQKTQQKNRNEVIVLLTPTIVRNPQEARNLTDEYGQKFKSMQPLPASGKK, encoded by the coding sequence ATGACGCCGCGCTTGTTTTCCCTGTTCCTCGCGATCGGCCTGGTGGCCGGCTGCGCCACCACGCCCTCGCCGGACGTCCGCCGCGGCGCCGCGATCAATCCCAACGTCGGCGCCGCCGGCAGCACCAGCGCCACGACCGACGGAACCACCGGCACGGCCGATCCCAACGACGTGCCGGACCGCGTCGCCCCGGTGATCCGCCGCGGCAGCGGCACCATGATCAATTCCGGCGCCGCCGCCGCGCCGGCGCCGTCGCTGGGCAACGCCAGCAGCGGCAGCGCCACCTTCAACTTCGAAGGCGAGTCGGTGCATGCGGTGGTCAAGGCGATCCTTGGCGACATGCTCGGGCAGAACTACGTGATCGCGCCGGGCGTGCAGGGCACGGTGACCCTGGCCACGCCCAAGCCGGTGTCGCCGGCGCAGGCGCTGAACCTGCTGGAGATGGTGCTGGGCTGGAACAACGCGCGCATGGTCTACAGCGGCGGCCGCTACAACATCGTGCCTGCCGACCAGGCCCTGGCCGGCACAGTGGCGCCGAGCACCGCCTCGCCGGCCAGCGCGCGCGGCTTCGAGGTGCGGGTGGTGCCGCTGAAGTTCATCTCCGCCAGCGAAATGAAGAAGGTGCTGGAGCCGTACGCGCGGCCGAACGCGATCGTCGGCATCGACGGCTCGCGCAACGTCATCACCCTCGGCGGCACCCGCGCGGAACTGGAGAACTACCTGCGCACCGTGCAGATCTTCGACGTGGACTGGCTGTCGGGCATGTCGGTGGGTGTGTTCCCGATCCAGACGGGCAAGGCCGAGCAGGTCGCCGCCGACCTGGAAAAGGTGTTCGGCGAAAACAGCAAGACGCCCAGCGCCGGCATGTTCCGCTTCATGCCGCTGGAGAACGCCAACGCGGTGCTGGTGATCACCCCGCAGGCGCGCTACCTGGACCAGATCCAGGAGTGGCTGGACCGGATCGACAGCGCCGGCGGCGGCAGCCGGCTGTTCTCCTACGAACTGAAATACATCAAGGCCAAGGATCTGGCCGACCGCCTGGCCGAAGTGTTCGGCGCCGGCGGCAACCGTGGCGATTCCAACGCCTCGCTGATGCCGGGGACGCAGCTGAGCCAGATGGGCGGTGGCGGCCTCAACGGCAGCAGCGACGGCGGCCTGGGCGGCAGCGGCAGCCTCAACGGCAGCAGCGACAGCCTGTCTTCGAGCAGCGGCGGTTCCTCGTCCGGCAGCAGCAGCGGCGGTCTGGGCAACGGCAGCCTGCAACTGTCGCCGCGCACCTCCGGCAACGGCAGCGTGACCCTGGAAGTGCAGGGCGACAAGGTCGGCGTGTCGGCGGTGGAGGAGACCAACACCTTGCTGGTGCGCTCCACGCCGCAGTCGTGGCGCTCGATCCGCGACGTGGTCGAGAAGCTCGACGTGATGCCGATGCAGGTGCACATCGAGGCGCAGGTGGCTGAGGTCAGCCTGACCGGCGACCTGCAGTACGGCGTGAACTGGTTCTTCGAGAATTCGGTCAACGCCTCCGCCGACGGCAACGTGGCCAACAGCACCGGGCTCGGCGTCGGCGGCGGCCTGCCCAGCGCCGCCGGGCGCAACATCTGGGGCGATATCGCCGGCAAGGTCGGCGGCAGCGGCCTGGGCTGGACCTTCCTCGGCAAGAACGCCGCGGCGGTGATCAGCGCGCTGGACAAGGTCACCAATCTCAAGCTGCTGCAGACCCCGTCGGTGTTCGTGCGCAACAACGCCGAGGCCACGCTCAACGTGGGCACGCGCATCCCGATCAACTCGACCTCGATCAACACCGGCATCGGCACCGACAGCACCTACTCGTCGGTGCAATACATCGATACCGGCGTGATCCTGAAGGTGCGTCCGCGGGTGACCAAGGACGGCATGGTGTTCCTGGACATCGTGCAGGAAGTCAGCACGCCCGGCGCGCGTCCGGCGGCGTGCACCTCGGGCACCTCCACCGTGGCCAACAGCGCGTCCTGCAACGTGGACATCAACACGCGCCGGGTCAAGACCGAGGCGGCGGTGCAGAGCGGCGACACCATCATGCTGGCCGGCCTGATCAACGACAGCACCACCGACGGCAGCGCCGGCGTGCCGCTGCTGAGCAAGCTGCCGGTGGTCGGCGCGCTGTTCGGGCAGAAGACGCAGCAGAAGAACCGCAACGAAGTGATCGTGCTGCTGACTCCGACCATCGTGCGCAACCCGCAGGAAGCGCGCAATCTCACCGACGAGTACGGGCAGAAGTTCAAGTCGATGCAGCCGTTGCCGGCCTCGGGCAAGAAGTAA